The DNA sequence CCCAACCGGCAACTGGCGCACCTACCCCCTTTGGCAACTTCACCCCACCCCCCGGAATTTATGATTTGCCGACCATCACCTGGTATCGCTATGGCTACACAGAGGGCGTGCCGCGGATTTTAGATGTTTTAGATAAATACAAAATTAAAATCACCTCCCATATGTCCGGCCGCACGGTGGAAATGTATCCGGATCGGGCCAGGGAAATTGTCCAACGCGGTCATGAGGCGGCGGCCCACGGCTGGAATTGGGACAACGAATTTAACATGACCTTTGACGAGGAAAAAGCCTTTATTAAACGCAATGTGGACATGATCTACAAAGTGACGGGGCAGCGCGCTGTGGGCTATAACGCACCTGGCCTGCGGGGATCTGTGAATGTCCTGAATGTTTTGAATGATTTGGGCTTTCTTTATCACATTGATGATGTCAGCCGGGATGAACCGTTTATTGTCAAATTACTGAATGGCAAAACCATTGTCGTGGTTCCATACGCCGTCTATATGAACGATATTCGGGCCTATGAAGCACGGTTTTTTTCATCAGAACAATATTTAATTGAACTGAAAAACTCCTTTGACCGCCTCTATGAAGAATCGGCCTACCGCCGCCGGATGATGGCTGTAACCATGCATGATCGCCTCCAACGCCCCGAGCACGTCCAAACCTTTAACGAATTTCTGGAGTACATCATTAAAAAGCCGGGTGTCACCTTCATGAAGAAAATTGACATTGCTAACTTTGCGAATAACGATCCCAATACGAT is a window from the Pseudocalidococcus azoricus BACA0444 genome containing:
- a CDS encoding polysaccharide deacetylase family protein, which produces MHRRDLFKQGLAAGAGAIATYAMMRPQSAQAQTRSNTVKPGQFWPDGIRMPVSLSLMFETGSQPATGAPTPFGNFTPPPGIYDLPTITWYRYGYTEGVPRILDVLDKYKIKITSHMSGRTVEMYPDRAREIVQRGHEAAAHGWNWDNEFNMTFDEEKAFIKRNVDMIYKVTGQRAVGYNAPGLRGSVNVLNVLNDLGFLYHIDDVSRDEPFIVKLLNGKTIVVVPYAVYMNDIRAYEARFFSSEQYLIELKNSFDRLYEESAYRRRMMAVTMHDRLQRPEHVQTFNEFLEYIIKKPGVTFMKKIDIANFANNDPNTIRENIADVYPNVPNFEKKTT